The genomic segment CAACAATTTTATCTATGTCATATTGAACCGCAGTTAAATTTTCATGGGCTTTTTTGCTTATATCTTTCTCAACATGCTCTTCATGCTCAACTTCAGGGACATTATCAGTGATGTTAATAACTTTAGCAATATCGTCAGGTAATTCTGTTTCTGAGAACCATAAATCTAGAGTGTCCCAATTCTCTAATTTAATAAGAGTATCTTCAAATAAGCGCATATTTGCTCCTACTTGAAAGGTATCTATGTTCTTTAAATCCTGAATTTTCTCAATTAGATTAACTCGAGCTTCAATTTCATCATCAGGAGTCGGTTCCCCCTGAGTTAAATCAAGAAAAATATCTTTAATTTCTTGAATTATTGTTCTAAGCTTTTCTTCTGCACTCATGAAGGATTACTTATTTAATTTTTGTAATTTTTCAGCTAAATATTTCTTTTTAAGTATTTAAAAACTTTTCGCCAATATATTTTTTTGCGAAGTCAAAATTAATTGAAACTTATATTAGGATCTTAAATTCATTTTCTACTAATTAGCAGATCCAAAAATGTATAAAAATTGATGTTATATTAGAGTTTTTTAAAAAAGTAATATTTCTTTCGATATAGAGTTAAAGCAGAAAAAAGCATAAAACCTAGGATTTTCAGAAAAAAAAATGAGTTGGTACCATGAGTAAAAAAGGAAACCGAAAGAAAAAAAAGATAGAATACATGCTGACAAAAATGGACTATATAAAGGCATGGTTATTTGCTCTACCTGGAAGGAGAAGGCGAGCAAAAGCAATAAATGAGGGTCTCGAAATAACACCTGAATCCATCTATAATATTGCTTTAATAATCGAATCAAACACCAAGAAGTATCCAAATGATATTGCAATTCTCTTCGAAGATAAGAAATACACTTATAAGGAATATAATGAATGGTGTAATAGATATGCAAATTTCTTTCTAAATAAGGTGGGGTTGAAGAAAGGAGATGTTGCGATTGTCTACCTCATAAATCGACCTGAGATTTTGTTTATAATAATGGGATTAGCTAAAATAGGTGCTATCTCTTCATTAATTAATACAAAACAAAGAACAAAACCATTAATCCACAGTATAACACATGCTCCTGGAAAAGTATTAATAATTGGAGAAGAACTTATTGAGGCATTTGAAGATGTAAGAGATCAAATCGCCTTATCTGAGGATCAGTTAAAACATCTCTATTTTGTACCAGATACAAACGAAATAGATCAACCGAAAGGGTTTAAAAATCTCTATGAACTAGTTAAAAATGAAAGCCTAGAAAATCCTCCCACTTCGGCTCATTTACAAGCGAAAGATCCCTACGCTTATATATTCACGAGTGGAACTACCGGACTTCCTAAAGCAGCAATTATAACACACGGTCATACAGCTGGTGCTTCTGCGTATTGGGGAGATACCGTTGTTGGGATGAAACACAAAGATGTGATGTATGTTACAACACCCATGTTTCATTCACATGCCATAAACGTAGCATTTGCTGCAGCACTTAGACACGGATCTACAATGGCAATAAGAAGAAGATTTAGTGCCAGTAAATTTTGGGACGATGCAATCAAGTTTAAAGCTACTTGTTTTAATTATATTGGAGAAATTTGCCGTTATTTGTATAATCAACCTCCTAAACCAACTGATCGGAAGCATTATATCAAAAAGATTGT from the Candidatus Bathyarchaeota archaeon genome contains:
- a CDS encoding long-chain-acyl-CoA synthetase, with amino-acid sequence MSKKGNRKKKKIEYMLTKMDYIKAWLFALPGRRRRAKAINEGLEITPESIYNIALIIESNTKKYPNDIAILFEDKKYTYKEYNEWCNRYANFFLNKVGLKKGDVAIVYLINRPEILFIIMGLAKIGAISSLINTKQRTKPLIHSITHAPGKVLIIGEELIEAFEDVRDQIALSEDQLKHLYFVPDTNEIDQPKGFKNLYELVKNESLENPPTSAHLQAKDPYAYIFTSGTTGLPKAAIITHGHTAGASAYWGDTVVGMKHKDVMYVTTPMFHSHAINVAFAAALRHGSTMAIRRRFSASKFWDDAIKFKATCFNYIGEICRYLYNQPPKPTDRKHYIKKIVGNGLRNDMWMDFKKRFGIHKIFEFYGATERFCPNFANRYNLNCTVGFCGSEYAIVKYDIDTDEPVKDENGCMIRAEPGEAGLLLGQVDPNYFYMYTDKKADEKKLFRDVLQEGDMYMNTGDLLREIGYSHAQFVDRLGDTFRWKGENVSTEEVEAVVNTFEQVDSSSVYGVLIPNTEGRAGMVSIITKDISPKDFNFDQFLKVLKRFLPEYAIPKFIRFKKEFKTTATLKIQKGDLKRENYDINKIEGPVYVILPGTSEYVALTKEIYDRINAESYNF